The following proteins are encoded in a genomic region of Catharus ustulatus isolate bCatUst1 chromosome 4, bCatUst1.pri.v2, whole genome shotgun sequence:
- the LOC116995528 gene encoding mitochondrial dynamics protein MID51, producing MAGAGQRKGKKDDNGIGTAIDFVLANARLVLGVGGAAMLGIATLAVKRMYDRAISAPSSPTRLSQSGKRSWEEPNWLGSSSRLLTQDMKTSLSRSLQTLPTDPSPADTDIFHPTKPKPSAKRSQVELKKSRLRLSLQEKLFAYYQRRVAIPADEQARAKQAAVDICAELRSFLRAKLPDMPLRDMYLSGSLYDDLQVVTADHIQLIVPLMLEQNLWSCIPGEDTIMNIPGFYLVRRENLEYFPRGSSYWDRCVVGGYLSPKTVADTFEKVVAGSINWPAIGSLLDYVIRPAAPPADLTLEVQYDADRHLFIDFLPSLTLGDIVLVAKPHRLAQNDNLWRLSLRPAETARLHALDQGDSGCRCLCLKIFKAVCKLNPALEHLTASQLTNVILHLSQEESDWSQDMLADRFLQALKGLIRYLEAGVLPSALNPKVNLFSELTPEEVDELGYTLYSSLSEPEVLLQT from the exons ATGGCAGGCGCTGGGCAGCGCAAAGGGAAGAAGGATGACAACGGCATCGGCACCGCCATCGACTTCGTGCTGGCCAACGCGCGGCTGGTGCTGGGCGTGGGCGGTGCCGCCATGCTGGGCATCGCCACGCTGGCCGTCAAGCGG ATGTACGACCGAGCCAtcagtgctcccagcagccccacCCGCTTGAGCCAGTCGGGAAAGAGAAGCTGGGAAGAGCCAAACTGGCTGGGCTCCTCCTCACGCCTGCTGACCCAGGACATGAAGACCAGCCTCAGCCGCTCCCTGCAGACCCTTCCCACTGATCCTTCACCTGCAGACACAG ACATTTTTCACCCCACAAAGCCCAAGCCATCTGCCAAGAGGAGTCAGGTGGAGCTGAAGAAGTCCCGCCTTcggctgtccctgcaggagaaGCTGTTCGCGTACTACCAGCGGCGGGTGGCGATCCCGGCGGACGAGCAGGCTCGGGCCAAGCAGGCGGCCGTGGATATCTGCGCGGAGCTGCGCAGCTTCCTGCGCGCCAAGCTGCCCGACATGCCCCTGCGCGACATGTACCTCAGCGGCAGCCTCTACGACGACCTGCAG GTAGTGACAGCTGACCACATCCAGCTCATTGTCCCTCTCATGCTGGAGCAGAACCTGTGGTCATGTATCCCGGGGGAGGACACCATCATGAACATTCCTGGCTTCTACTTGGTGCGACGAGAAAACCTGGAGTACTTTCCTCGTGGGAGTAGCTACTGGGACCGCTGTGTGGTGGGAGGTTACCTTTCCCCCAAAACTGTAGCAGACACCTTTGAGAAAGTTGTAGCTGGGTCCATCAACTGGCCAGCAATTGGGAGCCTCTTGGACTATGTGATCCGTCCTGCAGCTCCCCCGGCAGATTTGACACTGGAAGTCCAGTATGATGCAGATCGGCATCTTTTTATTGACTTTCTGCCATCCCTGACACTGGGGGATATTGTCCTCGTTGCCAAACCTCACCGATTGGCCCAGAATGACAACTTGTGGCGCCTGAGCCTGCGGCCAGCGGAAACGGCTCGCCTCCACGCCCTGGACCAGGGTGATTCTGGCTGCCGCTGCTTGTGCCTCAAGATCTTCAAAGCAGTGTGCAAGTTAAACCCAGCTCTTGAACACCTCACTGCCAGCCAGCTCACCAATGTCATCCTGCACCTCTCCCAGGAGGAGTCCGACTGGTCCCAGGACATGCTGGCTGATCGCTTCTTGCAGGCACTGAAGGGGCTGATCCGCTACTTGGAGGCAGGTGTCCTCCCCAGTGCCCTGAACCCCAAGGTGAACTTGTTTTCAGAGCTCACCCCTGAAGAAGTGGATGAGTTGGGCTACACCCTCTACAGCTCTCTGTCGGAGCCAGAGGTCTTGCTGCAGACATAA
- the LOC122149391 gene encoding MIEF1 upstream open reading frame protein-like, producing MAAWSREAVLSLYRALLRRGRGLRYTDRDFYLASIRREFRRNQGLQRLEDKERQLEKGQAFLQSRLGGLV from the coding sequence ATGGCCGCGTGGTCCCGGGAGGCGGTGCTGAGTCTGTACCGGGCTCTGCTGCGCCGCGGCCGCGGCCTGCGCTACACCGACCGGGATTTCTACCTCGCCTCCATCCGCCGCGAGTTCCGCCGGAACCAGGGGCTGCAGCGGCTGGAGGACAAGGAaaggcagctggagaaggggcAGGCTTTCCTACAGAGCAGGCTCGGGGGCCTGGTTTAA